In Streptomyces violaceusniger Tu 4113, one DNA window encodes the following:
- a CDS encoding dihydrodipicolinate synthase family protein, translating to MDYSPLRTALADVVAIPVTPYDADGAVDRTAYRALLRRLLDGGVKAVTPNGNTGEFYALTLEERRLVTELTVEEAAGRAAVLVGVGHDAATAVEAARHARAAGADMVMVHQPVHPYVAQDGWIDYHRTIAEAVPELGVVPYLRNPLIEGAAIARLGEECPQVIGVKYAVHDATRFAAVARDAGLDRFVWVAGLAELYAPAYWAVGATGFTSGLVNVAPNVSLNMLGALRAGDYPGAMKVWEQIRRFEDLRAERQSANNVTVVKEALAAMGLCRRDVRAPSKPLPEPRRAEVAAIVEGWSA from the coding sequence ATGGACTACTCACCGCTGAGGACGGCGCTCGCGGATGTCGTGGCGATCCCGGTGACTCCGTACGACGCCGACGGCGCCGTGGACCGCACCGCCTACCGCGCCCTGCTCCGCAGGCTCCTCGACGGCGGAGTCAAGGCCGTCACCCCGAACGGCAACACCGGCGAGTTCTACGCCCTCACCCTCGAAGAGCGGCGGCTGGTCACCGAGTTGACCGTCGAGGAGGCCGCCGGGCGGGCCGCCGTCCTCGTCGGCGTCGGCCATGACGCGGCCACCGCCGTCGAGGCCGCCCGCCACGCCCGCGCGGCCGGGGCCGACATGGTGATGGTCCATCAGCCGGTGCATCCGTACGTCGCCCAGGACGGCTGGATCGACTACCACCGCACCATCGCCGAGGCCGTCCCCGAGCTGGGCGTGGTGCCGTATCTGCGCAATCCGCTCATCGAGGGCGCGGCGATCGCCCGGCTCGGCGAGGAGTGCCCCCAGGTCATCGGGGTCAAGTACGCGGTCCACGACGCCACCCGCTTCGCCGCCGTGGCGCGCGACGCCGGGCTGGACCGGTTCGTCTGGGTGGCCGGGCTCGCCGAGCTGTACGCGCCCGCCTACTGGGCGGTCGGCGCCACCGGCTTCACCTCGGGCCTGGTCAACGTGGCCCCCAACGTCTCGCTCAACATGCTGGGCGCGCTGCGCGCGGGGGACTATCCGGGCGCGATGAAGGTGTGGGAACAGATCCGGCGGTTCGAGGACCTCAGAGCCGAGCGGCAGTCCGCCAACAACGTCACGGTCGTCAAGGAAGCGCTTGCCGCGATGGGTCTGTGCCGCCGCGATGTCCGCGCCCCGAGCAAGCCGCTGCCCGAGCCGAGGCGCGCGGAAGTCGCCGCGATCGTCGAGGGGTGGTCGGCATGA
- a CDS encoding GntR family transcriptional regulator codes for MDIAPSPIPSRTQYVLEAVKHAILTGRLRPGQALVEAELAAQFGVSKTPVREALKTLAGRGLVVMSEYKGATVRTVDTAMAHAVYDVRLLLEPEALRRTVAARAGLEAAGAALERSDAADDPAGRSLANRDFHRALYLPCGNPLLTRMLDELRDQAALVSAVAWQAVPSWEQEAHEHREILARALGGDADGAGRALHDHIASFVQRAFPDRESPGGEPPDGESPDGESPDRE; via the coding sequence ATGGACATCGCCCCGAGCCCGATCCCCTCCCGCACCCAGTACGTGCTGGAGGCGGTCAAGCACGCGATCCTCACCGGGCGGCTGCGCCCCGGGCAGGCTTTGGTGGAGGCCGAGTTGGCCGCGCAGTTCGGGGTGTCCAAGACGCCCGTACGGGAGGCGCTCAAGACTCTCGCGGGGCGGGGGCTCGTGGTGATGAGCGAGTACAAGGGGGCCACCGTCAGGACCGTCGACACCGCGATGGCGCATGCCGTCTACGATGTGCGGCTGCTCCTGGAGCCCGAAGCGCTGCGGCGGACCGTCGCCGCGCGGGCCGGGCTGGAGGCCGCCGGTGCCGCGTTGGAGCGGTCGGACGCGGCCGACGATCCGGCCGGGCGGTCGCTGGCCAACCGCGACTTCCACCGGGCGCTCTATCTGCCCTGCGGCAACCCCCTGCTGACCCGGATGCTCGACGAACTGCGGGACCAGGCCGCGCTGGTGTCCGCCGTCGCCTGGCAGGCGGTGCCCTCCTGGGAGCAGGAGGCCCATGAGCACCGGGAGATCCTGGCCCGCGCGCTCGGCGGCGACGCCGACGGGGCGGGCCGCGCCCTGCACGACCACATCGCCTCCTTCGTCCAGCGCGCCTTCCCGGACCGGGAGTCTCCGGGTGGGGAGCCCCCTGACGGGGAGTCCCCTGACGGGGAGTCCCCTGACCGGGAGTAA